A genome region from Streptomyces antimycoticus includes the following:
- a CDS encoding GntR family transcriptional regulator, whose translation MRNVATEPGDGGELSLAERAYRAIRDRLVMLEIRPGAPINEDQLAQSLGVGRTPVREALKRLQYERLITTYPRRGTFATEVNITDLAYISEVRQELEPLAAARAARRATATDRATLTALRRDLESVDPRGHAAADLMHLDLQVHRAIYAATHNPYLEDTLVRHDNLATRIWCLFIDRLSDVAGHVEEHGPLIDAIVAGDHDKAAQLAGSHVEGFERAIRAAI comes from the coding sequence ATGCGGAACGTGGCGACCGAGCCCGGGGACGGCGGGGAGCTGTCCCTCGCCGAGCGCGCCTACCGCGCCATCCGGGACCGTCTGGTCATGCTCGAGATCCGCCCGGGCGCGCCGATCAACGAGGACCAGCTGGCACAGTCCCTCGGTGTCGGGCGGACGCCGGTGCGCGAGGCGCTCAAGCGGCTCCAGTACGAGCGCCTCATCACCACCTACCCCCGGCGCGGCACCTTCGCCACCGAGGTCAACATCACCGACCTGGCCTATATCTCGGAGGTGCGCCAGGAGCTGGAGCCCTTGGCCGCCGCCCGGGCCGCGCGGCGCGCCACCGCCACCGACCGTGCGACGCTGACAGCTCTACGGCGGGATCTGGAGAGCGTGGATCCGCGCGGACACGCCGCCGCCGACCTCATGCATCTGGATCTGCAGGTCCACCGCGCCATCTACGCCGCCACGCACAACCCGTACTTGGAGGACACCCTCGTCCGCCACGACAATCTGGCCACGCGCATCTGGTGCCTGTTCATCGACCGCCTGTCCGACGTGGCCGGCCACGTCGAAGAGCACGGACCGCTGATCGACGCGATCGTCGCCGGCGACCACGACAAGGCGGCACAGCTCGCCGGCAGCCATGTCGAGGGCTTCGAACGGGCCATTCGCGCCGCCATCTGA